Proteins from a genomic interval of Fusobacterium russii ATCC 25533:
- the rpsJ gene encoding 30S ribosomal protein S10, giving the protein MASNKLRIYLKAYDHTLLDESAKRIAELAKKNGAEVAGPMPLPTKIRKYTVLRSVHVNKDSREQFEMRVHRRMVELINSTEKTMSSLTSVHLPAGVGIEIKQA; this is encoded by the coding sequence ATGGCTTCTAACAAATTAAGAATCTATTTAAAAGCATATGATCATACTTTATTAGATGAATCAGCAAAGAGAATAGCTGAATTAGCTAAAAAAAATGGAGCAGAAGTAGCAGGGCCTATGCCGTTGCCTACAAAAATAAGAAAATATACTGTTCTAAGATCAGTGCATGTTAATAAAGATTCAAGAGAGCAATTCGAAATGAGAGTGCACAGAAGAATGGTAGAATTAATTAATTCTACGGAAAAGACTATGAGTTCGTTAACATCAGTTCACTTACCAGCTGGTGTAGGAATAGAAATTAAACAAGCTTAA
- the rplD gene encoding 50S ribosomal protein L4 — MAVLNIYNLAGEQTGTVEVNDAVFGIEPNKVVLHEVLTAELAAARQGTASTKTRAMVRGGGRKPFKQKGTGRARQGSIRAPHMVGGGVTFGPHPRSYEKKVNKKVRNLALRSALSAKAAAGQLIVLDDVSIETPKTKVIVNLVNKVDAKQKQLFVVNDLASINDFNLYLSVRNLENAVVLQPNEIGVYWLLKQEKVILTREALATVEEVLG; from the coding sequence ATGGCAGTTTTAAACATATATAACTTAGCAGGAGAACAAACTGGAACTGTTGAAGTTAATGATGCAGTGTTTGGTATTGAGCCTAATAAAGTGGTTTTACACGAAGTGCTGACTGCAGAATTAGCAGCTGCTAGACAAGGTACAGCTTCTACTAAGACTAGAGCAATGGTTAGAGGTGGAGGAAGAAAACCTTTCAAACAAAAAGGTACTGGTAGAGCTAGACAAGGTTCTATAAGAGCACCACATATGGTTGGTGGAGGGGTTACATTCGGACCACATCCAAGATCATATGAAAAGAAAGTTAATAAGAAAGTAAGAAATCTAGCATTAAGATCTGCATTATCAGCAAAGGCAGCAGCTGGACAACTTATTGTTTTAGATGATGTTTCAATTGAAACACCAAAAACAAAAGTTATAGTAAATTTAGTAAATAAAGTTGATGCAAAACAAAAACAATTGTTTGTAGTAAATGATTTAGCATCTATAAACGATTTTAATTTATATTTATCAGTAAGAAATTTAGAAAATGCAGTAGTATTACAACCAAATGAAATTGGAGTATACTGGTTATTAAAACAAGAAAAAGTAATTCTTACTAGAGAAGCATTGGCTACTGTAGAGGAGGTACTAGGATAA
- a CDS encoding iron-containing alcohol dehydrogenase family protein, with the protein MQNKNVFLPDYSIGENVYSEVPKLCLNYGKKVVFIGGKTALLKASDLVRKELEKEGIQVLDSLWYGGEAAYENSEKLKQEKAVQDADVVFAFGGGKALDTCKVLTGQLGKTLFTFPTIASTCAAITAVCAVYKLSGEFDSLYWRARPAEHTFISTKVIAEAPEKYLWAGIGDTLAKAYEPEFSARGRELNYYNSLGITLSKLCVEPLLKYGYNGLRDCKNNKVSNDLEEVILSIIINTGIVSNHVINDYNSCVAHAMCYGFTTLEKVEHNHLHGEIVAYGVLVQTMLDGNLNELDRLLKFYKDINLPTSYKSFNVRWEEMEGVFQKAISVNDVKVAAVEITKEKLEKAVKDLENYIEKR; encoded by the coding sequence ATGCAGAACAAAAATGTATTTTTACCAGACTATAGTATAGGAGAGAATGTTTATTCAGAAGTTCCTAAATTATGTTTGAACTATGGCAAAAAAGTTGTTTTTATAGGAGGAAAAACTGCTCTATTAAAAGCAAGTGATTTAGTGAGGAAAGAGTTAGAAAAAGAAGGGATACAAGTTTTGGATAGCTTGTGGTACGGTGGAGAGGCAGCCTATGAAAATTCAGAAAAATTAAAGCAAGAGAAAGCTGTACAAGATGCAGATGTAGTATTTGCATTTGGTGGCGGAAAAGCACTGGATACATGTAAAGTGCTTACAGGTCAGCTGGGGAAAACTTTATTCACATTTCCCACTATAGCTTCAACTTGTGCAGCGATAACAGCAGTTTGTGCAGTATATAAATTGAGTGGAGAATTTGATAGTTTATATTGGAGAGCAAGACCGGCAGAACATACTTTTATCAGTACAAAAGTCATAGCAGAAGCTCCAGAAAAATATTTATGGGCAGGAATAGGCGACACACTTGCAAAAGCATACGAACCGGAATTCTCAGCAAGAGGTAGAGAACTTAATTATTATAATTCTCTAGGAATTACTCTATCTAAACTTTGTGTTGAACCTTTACTAAAATACGGTTATAATGGTCTGAGAGATTGTAAAAATAACAAAGTTTCTAATGATTTGGAAGAAGTCATACTTTCAATTATAATTAATACAGGTATAGTATCAAACCATGTAATTAATGACTATAACAGCTGCGTAGCACATGCTATGTGCTATGGATTTACCACTTTAGAAAAGGTTGAGCATAATCATTTGCATGGAGAAATAGTGGCATATGGTGTTCTTGTTCAAACTATGCTAGACGGAAATTTAAATGAATTAGATAGGTTATTAAAATTTTATAAAGATATAAACCTGCCAACATCTTATAAATCTTTTAATGTAAGATGGGAGGAAATGGAAGGAGTATTTCAGAAAGCAATTTCAGTAAATGATGTCAAAGTTGCAGCAGTTGAAATAACTAAAGAAAAATTGGAAAAAGCGGTGAAGGATTTAGAAAACTATATAGAAAAAAGATAG
- a CDS encoding bile acid:sodium symporter family protein: MKFLNQVSDVIGKYFVWLILLVAATAMIVSEPFVFILKYRVFGQSLITIGLGVIMFVMGLTMKKDDFRVVLVRPKDIFIGCLAQFTIMPALAFLLAKTLNLPPELAVGLVLLGTCPGGTASNVMTYLAKGDVALSVGMTAVSTLLAPLLTPALTYMLAGQWIKINAYTMMVDIFKIVVIPILLGMILHHFFDDMIQRVKKVLVMIPILTIVMIMGLCVAPNKTNLINSGYLLILAVCLHNWTGFLLGYVVGKFTNMNDEKKRALSIEVGLQNSGLAIGLSGQFMNPLTALPATLATVIHQISGSLLASVFSENLFIKFGKDKK; the protein is encoded by the coding sequence ATGAAATTTTTAAATCAAGTGAGCGATGTAATAGGGAAATATTTTGTATGGTTGATATTGTTAGTTGCAGCAACAGCAATGATAGTTTCGGAGCCTTTTGTTTTTATTTTAAAATACAGAGTATTCGGACAATCACTTATAACAATTGGTCTAGGTGTAATTATGTTTGTTATGGGCTTGACTATGAAAAAAGATGATTTTAGAGTGGTTTTGGTAAGACCTAAAGACATATTTATAGGATGTTTAGCACAATTTACTATAATGCCAGCATTAGCATTTTTACTTGCAAAAACTTTGAATTTGCCACCAGAACTTGCAGTTGGTTTAGTATTATTAGGAACTTGTCCTGGAGGAACAGCAAGTAATGTAATGACTTATCTAGCTAAGGGAGATGTGGCACTATCAGTTGGAATGACAGCAGTTTCAACACTTCTAGCTCCACTTTTAACACCGGCACTTACATATATGTTAGCAGGGCAATGGATAAAAATAAATGCCTATACTATGATGGTGGATATATTTAAAATAGTTGTAATTCCTATACTTCTTGGAATGATACTACATCATTTTTTTGATGATATGATACAAAGAGTAAAAAAAGTTTTAGTAATGATACCTATTTTAACAATAGTAATGATAATGGGGCTTTGTGTCGCACCTAATAAAACAAATTTAATAAATTCAGGATATCTATTGATATTAGCAGTATGTTTACATAACTGGACAGGCTTTCTACTTGGATATGTGGTAGGAAAATTCACAAATATGAATGATGAAAAGAAAAGAGCTCTTTCTATAGAAGTTGGTTTACAAAATTCAGGACTGGCAATAGGATTATCAGGACAATTTATGAATCCTTTAACAGCATTACCTGCGACTTTAGCAACAGTTATTCATCAAATATCAGGCTCTCTATTGGCAAGTGTATTTTCAGAAAATTTATTTATAAAATTTGGAAAAGATAAAAAATAG
- a CDS encoding cobyric acid synthase — protein MHKKIMVQGTGSSVGKTLIVAGLCRIFAQDGYKVSPFKSQNMALNSFVDIDGLEMSRGTVVQAEAAYQIPRAFMNPILLKPNSVNNSQLIINGVAKSNLNAKAYFSKSKELKKIAKESYKYIEENFDICVLEGAGSPAEINLREYDLVNMGMAEQVNAPVILVGNIDMGGVFASLYGTVMLLEKEDRERIKGIIINKFRGDESLLKPAIDSLNKKFKEAGLDIKFLGTVPYENFEIEEEDSLSTIERKYEANKKYIDISIIKTKKMSNFTDFHIFKQYDDVRVKYVKNKEELGQEDIIILPGSKNTITDLEDLKERGIFEKIKILKEKGIIIIGICGGLQMLGKRILDPLKLESNIVETKGFNFFEYETSFGELKKTVQVEKIVDVEEGILKQMNGLKISGYEIHQGISTIEKAIVCKENVFASYIHGIFDNSEFTNKFLNTIREKKNMPIPEKIKSFSEFKEEQYNKLADLLRKSLDIKEIYKILD, from the coding sequence ATGCATAAAAAAATAATGGTACAGGGGACAGGCTCGTCTGTTGGAAAAACCTTAATAGTGGCCGGCTTATGTAGAATTTTCGCTCAGGATGGCTATAAGGTATCCCCATTTAAATCACAGAATATGGCTCTAAATTCTTTTGTGGATATAGATGGTTTGGAGATGAGTAGAGGAACTGTAGTTCAAGCAGAGGCGGCTTACCAAATACCAAGAGCTTTTATGAATCCAATTTTATTAAAGCCCAATTCAGTTAATAATTCTCAACTTATAATAAATGGAGTGGCAAAGTCCAATTTAAATGCCAAGGCTTACTTTTCAAAATCAAAGGAATTAAAAAAAATTGCAAAAGAAAGTTATAAGTATATAGAAGAAAATTTTGATATCTGTGTTCTTGAAGGAGCAGGAAGTCCCGCAGAAATTAATTTGAGAGAATATGATTTGGTAAATATGGGTATGGCAGAGCAAGTTAATGCACCGGTAATTTTAGTTGGTAATATTGATATGGGTGGAGTATTCGCCTCACTCTATGGAACAGTAATGCTTTTGGAAAAAGAGGATAGAGAAAGAATAAAGGGCATAATTATAAATAAATTTAGAGGAGATGAAAGTCTTTTAAAACCGGCTATTGACAGCTTAAATAAAAAATTTAAAGAAGCGGGTTTGGATATAAAGTTTCTAGGCACAGTGCCTTATGAAAACTTTGAGATAGAAGAGGAAGATAGTCTTTCAACTATTGAGAGAAAATATGAAGCGAACAAAAAATATATAGATATAAGCATTATAAAGACAAAAAAAATGTCTAATTTTACGGACTTCCATATTTTTAAACAGTATGATGATGTCAGAGTAAAATATGTTAAAAATAAAGAGGAATTAGGGCAAGAAGATATAATAATTCTTCCCGGAAGCAAAAATACTATAACAGATCTGGAAGATTTAAAAGAAAGGGGAATTTTTGAGAAAATTAAAATTTTAAAAGAAAAAGGAATTATCATTATTGGTATTTGCGGTGGTTTGCAAATGTTGGGGAAAAGAATTTTAGATCCTTTAAAATTGGAAAGTAATATTGTTGAAACAAAAGGTTTTAATTTTTTTGAATACGAAACTAGTTTTGGAGAGCTTAAGAAAACTGTTCAGGTGGAAAAGATAGTAGATGTTGAAGAGGGTATTTTAAAGCAGATGAATGGATTAAAAATATCAGGTTATGAAATTCATCAAGGGATATCTACAATAGAAAAGGCTATTGTCTGTAAAGAGAATGTTTTTGCAAGTTACATTCACGGTATATTTGATAACTCCGAATTTACTAATAAATTTTTAAACACTATAAGGGAAAAGAAGAACATGCCAATACCTGAAAAAATAAAGAGTTTTTCGGAGTTTAAAGAGGAACAATATAATAAATTGGCGGATTTACTTAGAAAATCTTTAGATATTAAGGAAATTTATAAAATACTGGATTAA
- a CDS encoding NCS2 family permease has product MTINDILAALGVVLNGIPQALLAASYGFASVPTAFGFIIGAVACLFYGSVIPISFQAETIALAGILGKDIRERLSMIFFAGITMVLLGVTGVLSAIVNFAGDNIINAMMAGVGIMLAKIALSGLKESPVVTASSIISAFITYFFFGQNLVYTIVVCVIFSSLVANIFKIDFGGGIVENYKKIEIKKPVLNLNVIRGALALACLTIGANIAFGNITASMTNGYKANIDHLTIYSGLADAVSSLFGGGPVEAIISATAASPNPMKSGVLMMVIMAAILILGLLPKISKYIPGHSVHGFLFILGAIVTVPINTSLAFSNGDAETYIVSATAMTVTAANDPFIGLLVALVVKYIFILF; this is encoded by the coding sequence ATGACTATCAATGATATTTTAGCAGCTCTAGGAGTAGTTCTAAATGGTATTCCACAAGCTCTTTTGGCTGCTTCTTACGGATTTGCTTCTGTACCTACAGCTTTTGGATTTATAATAGGAGCTGTGGCTTGTCTTTTTTATGGCTCTGTCATACCTATATCTTTTCAGGCTGAAACAATTGCCTTAGCCGGAATTTTAGGAAAAGATATCAGAGAAAGACTTTCTATGATTTTCTTTGCAGGGATAACTATGGTTCTGTTAGGAGTAACCGGCGTGCTTTCTGCAATTGTTAATTTTGCAGGAGATAACATTATCAATGCTATGATGGCAGGTGTTGGAATTATGCTGGCAAAAATTGCTCTTTCCGGACTAAAAGAAAGCCCAGTTGTTACTGCAAGTTCTATTATTTCTGCATTCATAACATATTTTTTCTTTGGTCAAAATTTAGTTTACACCATTGTAGTCTGTGTTATTTTTTCTAGTTTGGTTGCCAATATTTTTAAAATTGATTTTGGTGGCGGCATAGTAGAAAATTATAAAAAAATTGAAATAAAAAAACCTGTACTTAATTTAAATGTAATAAGAGGTGCACTTGCCCTAGCTTGTTTAACAATAGGTGCCAACATAGCTTTTGGGAATATCACTGCCTCTATGACAAATGGTTATAAAGCTAATATAGATCATTTAACTATTTACTCAGGTCTTGCTGATGCTGTATCTTCATTATTCGGAGGAGGCCCTGTTGAAGCTATAATATCTGCAACTGCTGCCTCTCCTAATCCGATGAAAAGCGGTGTTTTGATGATGGTTATTATGGCTGCAATTTTAATTCTAGGCTTACTTCCTAAAATAAGTAAATATATACCTGGGCATTCTGTACATGGTTTCTTATTTATTTTAGGAGCTATTGTTACTGTGCCTATAAATACTTCACTTGCATTTTCTAATGGTGACGCTGAAACTTATATAGTATCTGCAACTGCTATGACAGTAACAGCCGCTAATGATCCATTTATTGGCTTACTTGTTGCCTTGGTAGTAAAATATATTTTTATTTTATTCTAA
- a CDS encoding alanine/glycine:cation symporter family protein — MSQISTIVDLVNSFLWGKNILVFMLVGAALYFTFKTRFMQVRLFGKIIRVLFKSENSSSGVSSLETFFLGTACRVGAGNIAGVVAAISAGGPGSIFWMWLVAFLGSATAFVESSLAVIYRKKQADGNYVGGTPFILEEKLNMRWLGLIYAVASVICYMGVIQVMSNSITGSISSVYSFNMAGMNIQTITSIALALVVLYIIFFSKSKKDSIILTLNKIVPFMAVIYIMIVLLVLIKNFNLIPAMLGNIFYQAFGTKEIFGGAFGAIVMHGVRRGLFSNEAGSGNSNYAAAAVHVDTPAKQGMVQAFGVFIDTLVICSATAFIVLLVPETVTSGLSGMALFQAAISHHIGSFGAPLVVVLMFFFCITTILAVIFYGKSATYFISDSKNLNLFYQILVIIMIYVGGVKQDLFVWSLADFGLGIMTVINIFCIIPIAKPALDSLKEYEKKLK, encoded by the coding sequence ATGTCACAAATAAGTACCATAGTGGACTTAGTGAACAGTTTTCTGTGGGGGAAAAATATTTTAGTATTTATGTTGGTTGGAGCGGCATTATATTTCACTTTTAAAACTAGATTTATGCAAGTTAGATTATTTGGGAAAATTATAAGAGTTTTATTTAAAAGTGAGAATAGCAGCAGTGGAGTAAGTTCACTGGAAACATTTTTTTTAGGAACAGCTTGTAGAGTTGGAGCAGGGAATATAGCCGGAGTTGTTGCTGCTATTTCAGCAGGGGGGCCAGGCTCTATATTTTGGATGTGGTTAGTAGCATTTTTAGGCTCTGCAACAGCCTTTGTTGAATCAAGTCTTGCTGTTATTTACAGGAAGAAACAAGCAGATGGAAATTATGTTGGGGGGACTCCTTTTATTTTAGAGGAAAAATTAAATATGAGATGGTTGGGTCTTATCTATGCAGTTGCTTCAGTAATTTGTTATATGGGAGTTATCCAAGTTATGTCAAACTCAATAACAGGTTCTATCTCAAGTGTATATAGTTTCAATATGGCAGGAATGAATATTCAAACAATTACATCAATAGCACTTGCTCTAGTAGTTCTCTATATAATATTTTTTAGTAAATCAAAAAAAGATTCTATAATTTTAACATTAAATAAAATAGTTCCTTTTATGGCAGTTATTTATATAATGATAGTGTTGCTTGTACTTATAAAAAATTTTAATTTGATTCCAGCTATGTTAGGAAATATTTTTTATCAAGCCTTTGGAACAAAAGAAATTTTTGGAGGAGCTTTTGGTGCTATTGTAATGCATGGTGTCAGAAGAGGTTTATTTTCAAATGAAGCCGGAAGTGGAAATTCGAACTATGCAGCTGCAGCGGTTCATGTGGATACTCCAGCGAAACAAGGAATGGTTCAGGCTTTTGGAGTATTTATAGATACTCTAGTTATTTGCTCAGCTACAGCATTTATAGTTCTTCTTGTGCCGGAAACTGTGACAAGTGGTTTATCCGGAATGGCACTATTTCAAGCGGCAATAAGCCATCATATAGGAAGTTTTGGAGCACCTCTTGTTGTGGTGTTAATGTTTTTTTTCTGTATAACAACTATTTTAGCTGTTATATTTTATGGTAAAAGTGCCACTTATTTTATAAGTGATAGTAAAAATTTGAATCTTTTTTATCAGATACTTGTAATCATAATGATTTATGTGGGTGGAGTAAAACAAGATTTATTTGTATGGTCGTTGGCTGACTTTGGATTAGGTATAATGACAGTGATAAATATTTTTTGTATAATTCCTATTGCTAAACCTGCACTTGATTCCTTAAAAGAGTATGAGAAAAAATTAAAATAA
- a CDS encoding branched-chain amino acid transaminase, with protein sequence MIDTKKIWMNGKLVDHNEANIHILSHVVHYGSSFFEGIRIYKTEKGPAIFRLKEHVKRLFQSAKVYRTAIPYTEEEIEKAIVATVAANNLEQGYIRPIAYRGYFELGVNPSRCPVEVAIAAWSWGTYLGEEALDKGIRVQVSSWRRPALNTLPSLAKAGGNYLSSQLIRLEAQENGYEEGIALDYLGNVSEGSGENLFLVMDKKLITPSLSSSALAGITKDTVIKLAKRLGYEVLEQSIPRELLYICDELFLTGTAAEITPVYSVDNIQVGNGNRTVTRAIQKEFFDLVKGKHELSQSYLTYVK encoded by the coding sequence ATGATAGATACAAAAAAAATTTGGATGAACGGAAAACTTGTCGATCATAATGAAGCTAATATACATATACTTTCACATGTAGTACACTATGGAAGCTCATTTTTTGAAGGAATAAGAATTTATAAAACTGAAAAAGGTCCGGCTATTTTTAGATTAAAAGAACATGTGAAAAGGTTATTTCAATCTGCAAAAGTATATAGAACTGCAATACCTTATACAGAAGAAGAGATAGAAAAAGCAATAGTAGCTACTGTTGCAGCAAACAACCTAGAGCAAGGTTATATAAGACCTATAGCTTATCGTGGGTATTTTGAACTTGGAGTTAATCCTTCAAGATGTCCTGTAGAGGTTGCCATTGCTGCTTGGTCATGGGGAACATATTTGGGAGAAGAAGCATTAGATAAGGGAATTAGAGTGCAAGTTTCTTCTTGGAGAAGACCGGCACTTAATACTTTACCTTCATTGGCAAAGGCAGGAGGAAATTATCTGAGTTCACAGCTTATAAGATTAGAGGCACAAGAAAATGGATATGAAGAGGGAATAGCTCTTGATTACTTAGGAAATGTAAGTGAAGGAAGCGGAGAAAATTTATTCTTAGTAATGGATAAAAAACTAATCACACCAAGCTTATCTTCATCAGCACTTGCTGGAATAACAAAGGACACTGTTATTAAACTTGCAAAGAGATTAGGTTATGAAGTTCTTGAACAATCAATACCTAGAGAACTTTTATATATTTGTGATGAATTATTTTTAACAGGAACAGCTGCGGAAATTACTCCAGTTTATTCAGTTGACAATATTCAGGTTGGAAATGGAAATAGGACAGTAACAAGAGCAATACAAAAAGAGTTTTTTGATCTAGTAAAAGGGAAACATGAACTTTCTCAAAGTTATTTAACATATGTAAAATAA
- the proB gene encoding glutamate 5-kinase, whose protein sequence is MKDVDRKNLLKNIRRVVVKVGTSTLTKSDGNLNVEKIEKIVFELSSLSDKGYDVLLVTSGAVGAGMGKLKLSEKPKTLSEKQAVAAVGQVSLMHLYQSLFEEHGKMIGQLLLTKLDFADRKRYLIARNVCNALLAKKIIPIINENDAVVADEIKVGDNDTMSAFVSGLIDADLLIILSDVDGLYNKNPQKYEDAILLETIEKIDDEIRAMAGGEGSKFGTGGMSTKITAAEMATKIGTNLVIASGEDPKNISRIVEKENIGSLFVKDRKRISSRKYWLAYGPHKRGVITIDSGAEKAISKGSSLLPVGVKSIEGSFDKGTVLKITNLKNELIATGISNYSSEEIEKIRGKKSEEIEKILGYKYDDVIVHIDNMLVMSKK, encoded by the coding sequence ATGAAAGATGTAGATAGAAAAAATTTGTTAAAGAACATAAGAAGAGTTGTTGTAAAAGTGGGGACTTCAACTCTGACAAAGTCAGACGGTAATTTAAATGTAGAAAAAATAGAAAAAATAGTTTTTGAATTGAGTAGTCTATCAGATAAAGGCTATGATGTGTTACTTGTAACATCAGGAGCAGTTGGAGCCGGAATGGGTAAGTTAAAATTAAGTGAGAAACCTAAAACACTGTCTGAGAAACAAGCTGTAGCAGCAGTGGGACAGGTTTCCTTAATGCATTTATATCAAAGTCTTTTTGAAGAACATGGAAAAATGATAGGGCAGCTTTTACTTACAAAATTAGATTTTGCAGATAGAAAGAGATATTTAATTGCCAGAAATGTTTGTAATGCACTTTTAGCTAAGAAAATAATTCCTATAATAAATGAAAATGACGCTGTTGTTGCAGATGAAATAAAGGTTGGGGACAATGATACAATGTCTGCATTTGTTTCAGGCCTTATTGATGCAGACTTACTTATAATTTTATCAGATGTAGATGGGTTGTACAATAAAAATCCACAAAAGTATGAGGATGCTATTTTACTTGAAACGATAGAGAAGATAGATGATGAAATAAGAGCCATGGCAGGAGGAGAAGGATCAAAGTTTGGAACAGGAGGGATGTCGACTAAAATAACTGCTGCTGAAATGGCAACGAAGATTGGAACAAATTTAGTAATAGCAAGTGGGGAAGATCCTAAAAATATATCGAGAATAGTTGAAAAAGAGAATATAGGAAGCCTATTTGTCAAAGATAGAAAAAGAATAAGTTCAAGAAAATATTGGTTGGCTTATGGTCCACACAAAAGAGGGGTTATTACAATAGATAGTGGTGCAGAAAAAGCTATTAGTAAAGGGAGCAGCTTACTTCCGGTTGGAGTGAAGTCCATTGAAGGAAGTTTTGATAAAGGTACAGTTTTAAAAATAACGAATCTAAAAAATGAGCTCATAGCAACAGGAATTTCTAACTATTCATCGGAGGAAATAGAAAAGATTAGAGGTAAAAAGAGTGAAGAAATAGAAAAAATTCTAGGTTATAAATATGATGATGTTATAGTTCACATAGATAATATGCTTGTAATGTCTAAAAAATAA
- the rplW gene encoding 50S ribosomal protein L23: MTVYDIIKKPVVTEKSEALRREYNKYTFEVHPKANKIEIKKAVETIFNVKVESVSTMNKKPIVKRHGMKLYKTQLKKKAIVKLASGNTITLFKEV, translated from the coding sequence ATGACTGTTTACGATATAATTAAAAAGCCTGTTGTAACTGAAAAATCAGAGGCTTTAAGAAGAGAATATAATAAATACACTTTTGAAGTACATCCAAAAGCAAATAAAATAGAAATAAAAAAAGCAGTAGAAACTATATTTAATGTCAAAGTTGAATCAGTTTCTACAATGAATAAAAAGCCAATTGTCAAAAGACATGGTATGAAACTTTACAAAACTCAGTTAAAGAAGAAAGCTATAGTTAAATTAGCAAGTGGAAACACAATAACTTTGTTTAAAGAAGTTTAA
- a CDS encoding phosphoribosyltransferase family protein, protein MKYYTLNIAGLKRDLPIIKLSDSLSIASFVILGDTELVEKTAPILANKLPEIDVLVTAEAKGIPLIYEISKILNLKSYIVARKSVKAYMENPIEVTVNSITTSNPQKLYLNNEDVKKIKGKRVALIDDVISTGQSLKALEDLVLKAGGNIVAKAAILAEGDAKDRKDIIFIEELPLF, encoded by the coding sequence ATGAAATATTACACTTTAAATATAGCCGGATTAAAAAGAGATTTACCTATCATAAAGCTTTCAGACAGTTTATCTATTGCTAGCTTTGTTATTTTAGGAGATACTGAACTAGTTGAGAAAACTGCTCCTATTTTAGCAAATAAACTTCCAGAAATTGATGTATTAGTAACAGCTGAAGCAAAAGGTATTCCGTTAATATACGAAATCTCAAAAATTTTAAATTTAAAATCTTATATTGTTGCAAGAAAATCTGTTAAAGCCTATATGGAAAATCCTATTGAAGTGACTGTTAACTCGATAACTACTTCTAATCCACAAAAACTTTACCTAAACAATGAAGATGTTAAAAAGATTAAAGGAAAAAGAGTTGCTCTGATAGATGATGTTATATCTACTGGGCAATCTTTAAAAGCTTTGGAAGATTTAGTTCTTAAGGCTGGAGGAAATATAGTTGCAAAAGCTGCTATACTAGCTGAGGGTGACGCAAAAGATAGAAAAGATATAATCTTTATTGAAGAATTACCACTTTTTTAA
- the rplC gene encoding 50S ribosomal protein L3: MSGILGKKIGMTQIFEDGKFVPVTVVEAGPNFVLQKKTEEKDGYVALQLGFDEKKEKNTTKPLMGIFNKAGVKPQRFVKELEVENVDGYELGQEIKVDVLSEVQFVDITGTSKGKGTSGVMKRHGFGGNRASHGVSRNHRLGGSIGMSSWPGKVLKGKRMAGQHGNATVTVQNLKVVKVDAEHNLLLIKGAVPGAKNGYLVIKPAVKKVIG, translated from the coding sequence ATGTCAGGAATTTTAGGAAAGAAAATTGGAATGACTCAAATTTTTGAAGATGGAAAGTTCGTTCCTGTAACAGTTGTAGAAGCTGGTCCTAACTTCGTTCTTCAAAAGAAAACAGAAGAAAAAGATGGATATGTAGCTTTACAATTAGGATTTGATGAAAAGAAAGAAAAAAACACTACTAAACCTTTAATGGGAATTTTTAACAAAGCTGGAGTAAAACCTCAAAGATTTGTTAAAGAATTAGAAGTTGAAAATGTTGATGGATATGAACTAGGACAAGAGATAAAAGTGGATGTTCTAAGTGAAGTGCAATTTGTAGACATAACAGGGACTTCAAAAGGTAAAGGAACATCTGGAGTTATGAAAAGACATGGATTTGGTGGAAACAGAGCCAGTCACGGGGTTTCAAGAAACCACAGACTTGGAGGATCTATCGGGATGTCATCTTGGCCAGGAAAAGTTCTTAAAGGAAAAAGAATGGCAGGGCAACATGGAAATGCAACTGTAACAGTTCAAAATTTAAAAGTAGTTAAAGTTGACGCAGAACACAATTTACTATTAATAAAAGGTGCTGTTCCAGGAGCAAAAAATGGTTATTTAGTAATAAAACCAGCAGTAAAGAAAGTAATAGGTTAG